In one Solanum dulcamara chromosome 1, daSolDulc1.2, whole genome shotgun sequence genomic region, the following are encoded:
- the LOC129888064 gene encoding probable protein phosphatase 2C 14 — MKENNNIDTTHQSSTSLFCSLKRKRPPMIEIPTTTVLSEIPEPLYKNIGTEYFLGHGVALFCRKGKKTLMEDTHNIISTSYPKRGFFGVYDGHGGRKAAEYVAENLHSYLFEMLDNGSTMTRQKAIEAAYIKTDHHFLKQGLGSGACCVTALIEGKEIIISNLGDCRAVLCRNGVAEALTREHRAEREDERKRIEDKGGYVELHKGAWRVHGVLSVSRSIGDAHLKDWVPAEPDTKTLTLTPDMEYLVLASDGLWDQVGNQEAIDLLMQSCLREKRMQLPVATSNEKEGKFDCVSKSPSPKLRRVSLIKSNRGRSRSPCFKKTVSNWMTNEGEFANENEGPPAKTRQVSTVNQTKMNMKIYCPNQEKSGLNHKQHSNALVSACRDLGNLAVSRGSSDDITVMIIDLTHFNS, encoded by the exons ATGAAGGAAAACAATAACATAGACACTACTCATCAATCTTCAACTTCTCTTTTCTGTTCGCTGAAACGGAAAAGACCACCCATGATTGAGATCCCCACCACCACTGTCTTATCTGAGATTCCAGAGCCCCTTTACAAGAATATTGGTACTGAGTACTTCCTTGGTCATGGGGTCGCCCTTTTCTGCCGCAAAGGCAAGAAAACATTAATGGAGGATACCCACAACATCATTTCTACTTCATATCCCAAAAGG GGTTTCTTTGGGGTATATGATGGACACGGGGGAAGAAAGGCTGCAGAATATGTGGCAGAGAATTTGCATTCTTATCTATTTGAAATGCTTGATAATGGTTCCACCATGACAAGACAAAAAGCTATTGAGGCTGCTTATATCAAAACTGATCACCACTTCTTGAAACAG GGTTTAGGCAGTGGTGCTTGCTGTGTGACGGCATTAATTGAAGGAAAGGAGATTATAATTTCAAATTTGGGAGACTGTAGAGCTGTTCTATGTAGAAATGGAGTTGCTGAAGCCCTCACAAGAGAACATAGAGCTGAAAGGGAGGATGAGAGGAAAAGAATAGAGGATAAG GGAGGGTATGTGGAACTTCACAAAGGAGCTTGGAGAGTACATGGTGTTCTCTCTGTCTCTAGAAGCATTGGAGATGCTCATTTAAAGGATTGGGTACCAGCTGAACCTGACACCAAGACACTCACTTTGACTCCAGATATGGAATACCTTGTTTTAGCTTCTGATGGTCTTTGGGATCAG GTGGGCAATCAGGAAGCCATCGATCTCCTAATGCAGTCATGTCTGAGGGAAAAGAGAATGCAACTTCCAGTGGCTACTTCAAATGAAAAGGAAGGCAAATTTGATTGTGTAAGTAAAAGTCCTTCACCAAAGTTACGACGAGTTTCCCTAATCAAGTCAAATAGAGGGAGGAGTCGTTCTCCATGCTTTAAGAAAACTGTCAGCAACTGGATGACAAATGAAGGTGAATTTGCCAATGAAAATGAAGGTCCTCCGGCAAAGACTAGGCAAGTTTCAACGGTGAACCAAACAAAGAtgaatatgaaaatttattgCCCAAATCAAGAAAAGAGTGGTTTGAACCATAAGCAACATTCCAATGCTCTTGTGTCTGCTTGCAGAGACCTTGGAAACCTTGCTGTGTCAAGGGGTAGTTCGGATGATATCACTGTAATGATAATCGATCTGACTCATTTCAATTCCTAG